The Actinomycetota bacterium genome segment CAGCGGGCGAGACACGCCATCGCGTCGAGCGTGGCGCGGTTGCTCCCGACCACGACGGGCAGGATGCACGCGTGGGGTTCGGGCACCGCCAGCCCGGCGGCGGTCAGGCCAGCGGCGAGCCGACGGGCGTGGGACACAGCACGGGTACGCCGCTGCGGTTCCTGGCGTGCGAGGCGCAGCGCACACGCCGCTGCGGCCACCGCCGGCGCGGCCAGGGCGGTATCGAAGATGAACGGCCGGGCACGGTTGGTCAGAAGTCGGATCAGCGTCGCGCGGCCGACCACGAAGCCGCCGGTCGAGCCGAGCGCCTTGGACAGGGTGCCCACCACGGCGTGCACCCGGCCCTCGCAGCCCAGGGCCGCGACCGTTCCCCGCCCGTCGGGACCGACCACCCCGGTGCCGTGGGCGTCGTCGACCACGACCGCTGCGCCGTGCCGTTCCGCGGCGTCGCACAACGCGGGCAGCGGGGCCATGTCGCCGTCCATGGAGAAGACGCCGTCGGTGACGACGACGCGACGGCCGCGCGCGTCGGCCAGGAGGTGTGCGGCGTGCTCGGCGTCACCGTGGCGGTAGATCCGCACATCGGCCCGTGACAGCCGGCAGGCGTCGACGATCGAGGCGTGGTTCAACTCGTCGGACACGATGGTGTCCCCGGGCCCGGCCGTCACCGTCAGCACGCCGAGGTTGGCCAGGTAGCCCGACGAGAACAGCAGCCCGGCCTCCTCGCCCTTCCAGTCAGCCAAGGTCGCTTCGAGTTCGCGGTGCGCTGCCTGCCCGCCTGTGATCAGCCGCGAAGCACCCGACCCGGCGCCGTGGGCGATCGCGGCGTCCGCGGCGGCTTCGGCGACGCGGCGATCGGTCGCCAGGCCGAGGTAGTTGTTGCTGCACAGGTGCAGCAGCCGGGGCGGGGCGCCGGGCACCGGCGGGTCCTGCAGCTCGATCCACGGCTCGGGTCCGCCGGTGAGGTGGCGCAGGTCGCGCAGGAGGTCCGCGTCGGCCAGCGCGTCCAGCTCGGCCGGCACCCACCCCAGCGGATCGTCGGGGCTCACCGAGCCAGCTCGCGGGTGACGCGGTCGATCGCTGCGGTGGTGGCTCCCGCCAGGTGACGCAGGTCGTCGTCGTCCATGGCCGGTGCCGGCATCAGGACGACGACGTCGCCCAGTGGTCGCAGGATGATCCCGTCGTCGACCAGCGCCTCGCAGACCCGTTTACCGGCCAGGAGCTGCGCGGCGAACGGCGTCTTGGTGGGGCGGTCGGCGACCAGCTCGATGCCGCACATCAGGCCGCGCTGGCGGACATCGCCGACGTGCGGCAGGTCCCGGGTCGGGACCAGCGCGTCGGCCAGGATGGCGGCCTTGTGACGGACGATCGCCGGCAGATCCTCGGCGACCAGCAGCTCCAGGTTGGCGTTCGCGACGGCGGCGGCCAGCGGGTTCCCGGAGTAGGAGTGGCCGTGGAAGAACGTGCGGCCCTGGGCCGGGTCGCCGAGGAACCCGTCGTAGATCGCTTCGGTGGCCAGCGTGGCGCTCATCGCCGTGTACCCGCCCGTCAGGCCCTTCCCGATCGCCAACAGGTCGGGTGCGACCGCTTCGAGGTCACAGGCGAACGTCGCCCCGGTCCGACCGAAGCCGGTGGCGACCTCGTCGACGATCAGGAGGACCCCGTGACGGTCGCAGATGTCGCGCAGGCGCGCGAGGTGGCCGTCGGGTGCGGTGATCATCCCGGCGGCGCCCTGCACCAGCGGCTCGGTGATGACGGCGGCGACCAGGTGACCGTCGCGGGTCAGGACGTCGTCGAGCGCGTCGGCGCAGGCCAGGCCGCAGTCCGGGTGGGTGAGGCCCAGCGGACAGCGGTAGCAGTACGGCGACGGGATCCGGCGGGTCTCGAACAGCAGGTCGCGGTACAGGGCGTGGAACGTGTCGAAGCCGCCGACGCTGACCGCACCGAGCGTGTCACCGTGGTAGGCGTTGTCGACGCAGACGAACAGCCGCCGCTGATCGTCGCCGCGGTGCCGCCAGAACGCGAACGCCATCTTCAGGGCCACCTCGACCGCGGCCGCCCCGTTCTCGCTGAAGAAGACCCGGGTCAACCCGTCGGGCGCGAGATCGACCAGCCGCTCGGCCAGCTCGACCGCGGGCGGGTTGGTCAACCCCAGGAAGGTGGCGTGCGGCAGGCGGTCCACCTGCTGGTGCAGGGCCGCGAGGAGCTCCGGGCGGTCGTGGCCCCACAGGTTGACCCACAGCGAGGAGTTGCCGTCGAGGAACCGGCGCCCGTCGGTGGTGACGAGCCAGCAGCCCTCCCCGCGCTCGACCACCAGCGGGGCGTCGTTCACCCAGGCGGCCTGCTGCGTGAACGGGTGCCACACGTAACGGTGGTCGCGGGTGACGAGGTCGGCCGTGCGGTCGTCCATCGCGGCGGAAGCGTAGCCGGCGCACGATGTCGCTGCGGCAGCGATCATCGCCGACGGTTGGGTCGCGCACCGCCACGCTCGCCGCAGCTGACAGCGTGTCCGCGCGCGTGTGCTCCTGCTCTGTCTCGTGCGGCGCGTCGGGATCCGGCTCGTGGCTCGATGCCGACGCGGTAGACGCCACGGGTCTCGCTGCTCACGGTGCGCCGTGCGCGCGTGTCGGGGGCCGGGTCGTCGCTTCCGCGCCTGCTGCGTCTCGGGGTGTGACGTCTGGGTGTGCCGCCGCTTCCGCCACCGCCACTACTGCTGCGGCCGTTGTCGCCGGGCTGCACCACCTCGGCGCGGTCGGTGCGGCCGGTGAGGTCGGCCAGGTCCGTGCGGCCGGTGATGTCGGCCAGGTCGTCGCGGCCGGTGATGTGGGCCAGGTCGGTGCGGCCGGTGTGGCGGGCGCGGGCTTGGGTGGCGGTCTCGCGCAGCGCGGTTGCGCGGTCCGGAGAGGTGGTGGTGACGGTCGCGTGGTCGTCGAGGGCGATGTCCCAGCCGCCGTGGTGGTGCATGGCGTGGTGGGCGGCGCACAGGGGGATCAGCCGGTGGATGTCGGTTCGACCGTCTGGTTCCCACCAGTCGACGTGGTGCAGCACACACCAGGAGAGCGGCATGGAGCATCCGGGCCAGCGGCACCCGCCGTCTCGCACCCGGGCGGCGTCGCGCTGGTCGGGGCTGGCGTAGCGGCGGGTGCGCCCGAGCCACAGCGGGCGGTGGTCGCAGTCGGTGACCAGCCACGCCATGTCGGCCTCGCAGCACAGCTGCTCCAACGCCTGCGGGCGACAGGGCCCCGACCACGACAAGGTCGCGGGGTCGGCGGCGCGCCCCGCCCGCGCTTCCAGGGTGGCGAGCGGCACGACCGCGGTGATCTGCGGCGTGACCCCACCGTTGACGGGTAGGCGCCCTCCGCGCAGGGCCATGTCGGCCAGCGTTTCCAGCGCGTCGGCCATGCGCTGGCCGTAGGAGCGCGCATCGTCGGTGTCGTGGGGGGCGGCCAGGGCGTGCAGCGCCTCAGCCAGGCGTTCACCGGCCAGCTGGTGCAGCCGCCCTTGGGTGAACACCGACCCGTGCCCGTCGGGTGTCAGGGTGAAGGTGCGTTGTTCGTAGGCCCGGCGCCCGTCGCGGCGGGCGGCCGCGTCCGCGTCGGCGGCTGCTTGCAGTCGCCGACCCAGCTGGCGCACCCGACCGGCGTCGCCGCGGTCGGCTTCGGCCAGCAGCAGGCGCTCCGCGTCGTGGGCGTCCGGCAGGGTCTTGGCGGCTTGGGTGATCGCGGTGGCGTGATCGACGCTGATGTCACCGTCGGCCAACGCGTCGCGGGTCGACGACAGCCCGGCGTCCAAGGCGGTGGCGGTGTCGGTGTCCTTCTTGGCTTGCGTGGCGGTCATGCGCAGGTTGGACTGCAGCCAGCCCTGCAGGGACCGCTGACCCAACCGCCGGTGGGTCCCACGGCGCGCCATGGTCGCAACCGCCGCCAGCTTCGCCGCGGACAGCCGGTTCGTCTGGGTGTCCAGCACCTGCACCCAGCGCGCCTCCTCCCCGGCGGGCAAGGTCGCCGCGTCGACCGCCACGATCGCGTCGACAACGGCCACCAGGGCTTGCAACAGGTCACCACCGCCGCCGCCGTCCCCGTCGATGCCCACCTCGGCAGCCGCGGCGACGTCTGACCCGAGCACCTGTGACCCAGTCGGTGAACTCGGCACAGTGGGTGAACCCGGAGGTGAACCCGGCGCAGTACGTGAACACATGTTCGTAGCATGCCATGCCGGTGCGACACGGCTGCCGACCACGCCACGTTGCGTGTGGACAGCTGTGGAACACCACGATCCAGTCCTGTGGCCGTCAGCGGTGCTCACCTGTGGCCGTCAGTGGTGCTCGGCGACCCCGCCCCGCCGGTCAGTCGTTCGGCGACGAGGTCGCAGTCCGGGGAGGGGCCGCGGTGAGATCGGCAGGCTCCTCGGAGGGCCATGTTGCGCGAGTGTCATCAGCGGTCTGCTCGGGCGGGGACGTGCTGTCAGCCTCTCCCGGCGGCACCTCCTCGTCGTTGGGGCGTTGGCTGGAGGGATCGACATCGGGCACCGGCCGCTTGGCCCGGACGGTCGTTCCGGACTCGTCGACATGGACCAGGTACTGCGTCAGCGGGTACCGGTTGGCGATCGGGTTCCCGAACGGATCCCTCGGGTAGACCGTGCCGATGTTCGCGAAGCCGGCCTCGTCCAGGTCGCCGATCTCGATGGGGCGCCCGCGTCCGTCGTAGACGTGGACGTCCTCCAGCGGCTGGCCATCGGCGTCGAACAGGTAGAGGTTGGTGATCGGTTCGCCGTCGGGGTGGCGCAGGATGGGCGGTTGCCACGTCTCCTGAGGCACGTGCACGTACGCGGCGCCCGTGACGCCACTGATCGCCTCGAGCGTGATCAGGACCACAACGATCGCGGCCCCCAGATCCAGGGCTCTCCACGGTCGCCGACGGTCGCGTTCCTCACGGCCGACCTTGACGCTGGTAACGATCGCGGCTGCGGCCGCGATCAGGCCCAACGGTCCCCGGCCGGGGAAGGGGACCTGGCGCCACCACGGCCCGCCACCGATGAGCAGGGAAACGCCAGCCACGACCGCCCATCCCCGCAGCACCCACCAGGCGGGCCGCAGCTGGGGCAGGAACTCCACGACCTCACGAACGACCGGGTGATCACGCAGCCGCTCGATCCGGGCGGTGACCCACCCCGCTAGCCGACGCATCCGACGCCGCTTCGCGATCGCCGGTTCGGGCAGGCCGGCGGAGTGGCGGACTTCGGCCGCGTACGCCGCGGGATCGACGAGTTCCCGTTCGAGGCTGGCCTCGTCCTCAGCGGCCAGCTCCAGCAGGTGCTGCTGGAGATCATCGAGCAGGTCGGCGCGTTCAGCCGGGGGGAGGTCGTCGAAGTGATGCGCGACGTCGGCGACGAACTCGCTGACCCGATCAGAGACGCCCGTGGTGGTCTTCATGCGGCAAGCCTCTCGGGCAGCAGGTGGTCGACGGTCTCGGCGAACCGACGCCAGTCCTTCGCGGCGACCTCCAGTTGATCGCGGCCGGCGTCGTTGAGGGCGTAGTACTTGCGGTTCGGACCCTCGTCCGACGGCTTGACGTAGGAGGTCAGCAGACCCGAGTGGAACAGGCGACGCAGCGTCCCGTACACCGAGGCGTCCCCGATGCCGTCGAGCCCGCTCTCGCGGAGCCGGCGGACGATGTCGTAGCCGTAGCCGTCCTCGGCCGCCAGCACCGCCAGGACCGCCAGATCGAGGACGCCTTTCAGCAGCTGCGTCGGGTCCACATCCCGTTCCTCTCTCGCGGGTCACACAGTACCGCGCGACGCACTCTACTGTGCAAGACACAGTAGTCAAGGGTCGAGCTGCGCTGCCGGTCGCGGCGGCGGCGCCGCACACCGGTACCGTCACCGCTATGGACGACACGCAGGAAGATCGGCTCGCGGTCTACATCGACTACGAGAACCTCGCGATCGGCGCACGCGACACCGGGTACCGGTTCGACGTCAGCGCGCTCGCGGACATCCTCGCCGAGCGTGGCCGGCTGGTGGTGCGCCGGGCGTACGCCGACTGGCACCTTTTCAGCGACGACCGTCGCTCGCTGGTCGACGGCCACGTCGAGTTGATCGACATCCCGCAGCGAGCGGACTCGGTGCGCAAGAACGCCGCGGACATCAAGATGGCGGTGGACGCGATGGAGCTGGCGTTCACCAGCCAGTACGTGTCCACGTTCGTGATCGTGTCCGGTGACTCGGACTTCACGCCGCTTGTCAACAAGCTGAGAGCGCTGAACAAGCGGGTGATCGGCGTGGGCGTGCAGGGATCGACCTCATCGATGCTCCCGCCCGCCTGTGACGAGTTCATCTTCTACGACCGGCTGGACAACGCTCCGCGGCGGGACGGCCGTCCGGCCCGCGCGACGCGCCCGAAGGAAGGTCGCGCACCACGCGACAGCGTCCACGACCTCAACCGGCTCGTCACGCAGACGCTGTCCGGCCTGCAACGGTCATCGACCGGCCCGGTCTACGCCTCGAGCCTCAAGCGGGCGCTGCTCCGCAAGGACCCCACGTTCTCGGAGGCGGACTACGGGTTCCGGGCGTTCACCGAGCTGCTCCGCCACCTGGAATCGGAAGGTCACCTAGAGCTGTCGGAGGGACCAGCTCAGGGTGATCCGCAGGTCGACTTCGCGGAGACCAGCGGCGGTGAGCAGGAGGCGTTCGACCTCCTCGTCGACGTGGTCCGCGACCTGCAGGAGCGGAACGGCGACGAGCCGCCCCTTTCCGGTCTGAAGGACCAGATCCGCAAGCGGGACGCCGAGTTCTCCGAGAAGGACTTCGGGTTCTCCAGCTTCCTGCAGTTCGTCAAAGCCGCGGACACCCGCGGGCTGATCGACCTGACGTTCGATGAGGACGACGCCGAGTACTACCTGCGCGCCACCGCCCGTTGAGGAGGTGGGGCGGTCGGCGTCACCCGCCGGTGGGTCCTTCGGCCTTCCCCACGACCTGATCGATCAGGCCGTACTCACGCGCTTCAGCGGCGGTCAGCCAGAAGTCGCGGTCGGTGTCCTCGCGGATCTTCTCCACGGGC includes the following:
- a CDS encoding 8-amino-7-oxononanoate synthase; the encoded protein is MSPDDPLGWVPAELDALADADLLRDLRHLTGGPEPWIELQDPPVPGAPPRLLHLCSNNYLGLATDRRVAEAAADAAIAHGAGSGASRLITGGQAAHRELEATLADWKGEEAGLLFSSGYLANLGVLTVTAGPGDTIVSDELNHASIVDACRLSRADVRIYRHGDAEHAAHLLADARGRRVVVTDGVFSMDGDMAPLPALCDAAERHGAAVVVDDAHGTGVVGPDGRGTVAALGCEGRVHAVVGTLSKALGSTGGFVVGRATLIRLLTNRARPFIFDTALAAPAVAAAACALRLARQEPQRRTRAVSHARRLAAGLTAAGLAVPEPHACILPVVVGSNRATLDAMACLARCGVLAVAIRPPSVPEGTARLRATVMATHTDADIAVAVDAFIDAVTTAAA
- the bioA gene encoding adenosylmethionine--8-amino-7-oxononanoate transaminase, which translates into the protein MDDRTADLVTRDHRYVWHPFTQQAAWVNDAPLVVERGEGCWLVTTDGRRFLDGNSSLWVNLWGHDRPELLAALHQQVDRLPHATFLGLTNPPAVELAERLVDLAPDGLTRVFFSENGAAAVEVALKMAFAFWRHRGDDQRRLFVCVDNAYHGDTLGAVSVGGFDTFHALYRDLLFETRRIPSPYCYRCPLGLTHPDCGLACADALDDVLTRDGHLVAAVITEPLVQGAAGMITAPDGHLARLRDICDRHGVLLIVDEVATGFGRTGATFACDLEAVAPDLLAIGKGLTGGYTAMSATLATEAIYDGFLGDPAQGRTFFHGHSYSGNPLAAAVANANLELLVAEDLPAIVRHKAAILADALVPTRDLPHVGDVRQRGLMCGIELVADRPTKTPFAAQLLAGKRVCEALVDDGIILRPLGDVVVLMPAPAMDDDDLRHLAGATTAAIDRVTRELAR
- a CDS encoding HNH endonuclease codes for the protein MLGSDVAAAAEVGIDGDGGGGGDLLQALVAVVDAIVAVDAATLPAGEEARWVQVLDTQTNRLSAAKLAAVATMARRGTHRRLGQRSLQGWLQSNLRMTATQAKKDTDTATALDAGLSSTRDALADGDISVDHATAITQAAKTLPDAHDAERLLLAEADRGDAGRVRQLGRRLQAAADADAAARRDGRRAYEQRTFTLTPDGHGSVFTQGRLHQLAGERLAEALHALAAPHDTDDARSYGQRMADALETLADMALRGGRLPVNGGVTPQITAVVPLATLEARAGRAADPATLSWSGPCRPQALEQLCCEADMAWLVTDCDHRPLWLGRTRRYASPDQRDAARVRDGGCRWPGCSMPLSWCVLHHVDWWEPDGRTDIHRLIPLCAAHHAMHHHGGWDIALDDHATVTTTSPDRATALRETATQARARHTGRTDLAHITGRDDLADITGRTDLADLTGRTDRAEVVQPGDNGRSSSGGGGSGGTPRRHTPRRSRRGSDDPAPDTRARRTVSSETRGVYRVGIEPRAGSRRAARDRAGAHARGHAVSCGERGGARPNRRR
- a CDS encoding PadR family transcriptional regulator, which encodes MDPTQLLKGVLDLAVLAVLAAEDGYGYDIVRRLRESGLDGIGDASVYGTLRRLFHSGLLTSYVKPSDEGPNRKYYALNDAGRDQLEVAAKDWRRFAETVDHLLPERLAA
- a CDS encoding NYN domain-containing protein; translated protein: MDDTQEDRLAVYIDYENLAIGARDTGYRFDVSALADILAERGRLVVRRAYADWHLFSDDRRSLVDGHVELIDIPQRADSVRKNAADIKMAVDAMELAFTSQYVSTFVIVSGDSDFTPLVNKLRALNKRVIGVGVQGSTSSMLPPACDEFIFYDRLDNAPRRDGRPARATRPKEGRAPRDSVHDLNRLVTQTLSGLQRSSTGPVYASSLKRALLRKDPTFSEADYGFRAFTELLRHLESEGHLELSEGPAQGDPQVDFAETSGGEQEAFDLLVDVVRDLQERNGDEPPLSGLKDQIRKRDAEFSEKDFGFSSFLQFVKAADTRGLIDLTFDEDDAEYYLRATAR